The nucleotide sequence ACCGACCCGGCGACGCTGTCGAACCGCGAGGCCGAGTCCGTCGTCGGCGTCCTGGTCGGCGACGCCGTCTTCGCCGAGCCGTTCTGCGAGTGGATGCCGACGTGGTACGAACTCGGCCTGTGGCCGGCTGCCAGACTCCTCGAACGTCGGCTTCGAGGGGTCGCCCGCGAGGTCGCCGCGACCGCGGGGCTGACCGTCGCCCTGCCCCGGTTCCCGCGGCCGCGGGACGCCCTCGTCGCGGGCCGGTCGCCGCTCGCGGGCGTCACGGGCCTCCGGGAGCGGTTCGCCCTCGCGGCCGCGGTGACCCACCTCGAGTGGTTCGCCCACGCCGCGGCCGCCGACGGGGTCGCGGTGCCGCGGGACTTCCTCGCCCGGGCGCGGCGGGAGACGCTCGACCACTACGCCGGGTCGCGCGGACCGCTCTCGCCCCGGGTTCGGCGCTTCCAGCGGCTCCTGTTCACCGACGGGGACTGGGTGCGGGCGGTCGACGACGCCTACGGGCTCGACAGTTGGGTGTTCGGCCGCTGGGCGCGGTGGCTGGACGCCGAACGGGACCGGCTCGCCGTCGCGACCGACGACTGACAGACAGACGTCAGACACGTCCAAGGTTTCAAATAACCCGCCGCCGTGTCTGGGAACGATGAGCAAGATCACGTTCCGCGCCGACGACGACCTCGTCGAGCGTCTGGAGGAGTTCGACGCCTCCAAGAGCGAGGTGATGCGCGACGCCCTGCGCACCTACCTCGACGAGGCGGAGCGTGGCCACGGAGCGGGTGGGGACGACGACGCTGCGAGCGATCCCACGATGGCGTTGCTGGAGACGCTGCTCGCCGACGGTGCGTTCGCACCGCGTGACCCGCCGTCGATCAACGTAAACGTCACCGTCGACGGCGTGTCCGCCGATCCGTCGGACGTGTCGGTCGAACGCGAGTCCGAGACGACGGCGCGTAAGACGCAACGGGAGCGCGCGGCCGACGACCCCGACCCGTCGGCGCCGTCGACGGGATCGCGTAAAACGTGTTCCCAGTGTGGCGAGGATATGTCCGCTGGGCACGTCTACTGCCCGAACTGCGGCGAGAAGGGTGCGCACCGCGTCTTCTGTGACTGCGGTGACGAGATCCGTTCGGACTGGGCGTTCTGTCCGAGCTGTGGCCGCCGAACGCCGGCAGCGGACGTGTTGGACCGTGCGTAATCCGATTCTCCCTCCCGTTTACGACCGTCGGACCACTCTGTCTTACAACGGCCGTTAATTTTATAAGGTATTGGTCTGTTGGTACGTTCGCGTAAGACGGTCGTCTTACAGACCGGCCGCTCCGGAGGTAGCGGGCCTCAGTCGGGCGGTTCGAGCCTGTAAGACAGTGCGCGGGGTGATGCCCCTTCCGTCTTACCGGGGGAATGCAAACATGGAGCGTGTGACACTACGAATTCCGAAGCAGCAGATCGAGGAGGTCGAACAGATGGTCGAGACGGGAGAGTTCCCGAACCGAAGCGAGGCCATCCGCTCGGCGGTCCGCGAGATGCTCAACGAACAGAGCGAGTCCCGCGACGACAAACGCAACCGCAACCGCAGCTGGGCGAAGGTGTGACGATGCAGAGCTTCGTCCAAGACGCCATCGAACACGAGGAAGCCGAGGACCGCGGCGCCGACGACGACGACGAGTTCGGCAACCCGCGGATCGTCATCGTCGGCGCCGGCGGTGCCGGTAACAACACGGTCAACCGACTGTACAACATCGGCGTCGACGGCGCCGAGACGGTCGCGATCAACACCGACAAACAGCACCTGAAGATGATCGAGGCCGACACGAAGATCCTCGTCGGCAAGTCGCTCACGCAGGGGCTGGGTGCCGGTGGCGACCCCTCGATGGGCGAGCGTGCGACCGAGATGGCCCAAGGGACGATCAAGGAGGTCCTCGACGAGGCGGACCTCGTGTTCGTCACCGCCGGGATGGGCGGCGGGACCGGGACCGGTGCCGCGCCCGTCGTCTCCAAGATCGCCAAGGAACAGGGTGCCATCGTCGTCGGCATGGTGTCGACGCCGTTCAACGTCGAGCGCGCCCGCACGGTCAAAGCCGAGGAGGGACTCGAGAAACTCCGCGGCGAGGCCGACTCGATCATCGTCCTCGACAACAACCGCCTGCTCGATTACGTCCCGAACCTGCCTATCGGCAAAGCGTTCTCGGTGATGGACCAGATCATCGCCGAGACGGTCAAGGGTATCAGCGAGACCATCACCCAGCCCTCGCTCATCAACCTGGACTACGCGGACATGTCCACGATCATGAACCAGGGCGGCGTCGCGGTGATGCTCGTCGGCGAGACCCAGGACAAGAACAAGACCCAGGAGGTCGTCAGCGACGCGATGAACCACCCGCTGTTGGACGTGGACTACCGCGGCGCGTCCGGCGGGCTCGTCCACATCACCGGTGGACCGGACCTCACGCTGAAGGAGGCCGAAGGTATCGCGAACAATATCACCGAGCGACTGGAGGCGAGCGCCAACGTCATCTGGGGCGCGCGCATCCAGGAGGAGTACAAGGGCAAGGTACGGGTCATGGCCATCATGACCGGCGTCCAGAGCGCCCAGGTGCTCGGTCCGTCGACCCAGCGGCAGGCGGAGAAGTCCCGCCGGAGTCTCAACGGCGAGGACGTTTCGGAATTCGACGCGAGCGAGAACGTCGGCCAGGAGCAAGGATCCTGGTCGGACGGCGGTCGCGATCAGGTCGACCAGCGTAACGGCGTCGACGTGATCCGGTAGCGACCGCGAAGCTCCGTTCGTCTTCGACGCGACCAGCGACCGCGTCTTACAGTTGTTCGAGGCGAAAGCCCACGGCTTTAGCCGTGGGATGAAGCCGACACGGTGGGGGGACAATCCACGGGCCACCAGCCAGCCGGGAGTTGTGTCCCGAATCGTTAAGTTTGGCCCTCCCGTACTGTGTTGTGACGGCGTTCCCCGGTTGTGGCACGGGGTCTTCGACCCCAACGGACGCTTCGCGTCCACAGCCCGCCGGGTAAGAAAGCCGAACCCAGTCCACGGCGTAACACGCGAGGTGACGCGACCCGTGGTACCCAGTTGGCTGAATACCCGACCGTGGAGGCCCGAACCGGTATTCGGGCCGTCGAAGCGCCCGGCGCGTCCGGGTGGGAAGGCCCGTTTGGCCGGGCTGTACGCGCTGGAAAGCACGTTCGGGGTCGTAACCGAACGGCCACCGTCGAACGCCCCACGCGAAAGCGTACTTGAGGGCCGAGGAAACGCGCAACCTTGAACTCCCCTTCGGGGAATCCCACGGCTGAAGCCGTGGGAGGAGGTCAAACCGCTTCGATCGACTCGACCAGCCGGCACTTCCGACAGATCCTGCCGCCCGTGCTCGACCCACAGCGGTCGCACTCGCCGAGGTCGGCCCCGTCGTCATCGCGGTACCGTTCGGCGGCCAACTCGGCGAGTTCCTCGTAGCCCGCCATGATCGAGTGTCGCGTCCCGGGGTGGTCCTCCTCCATGCCGAGCAACAGCTCCTGGATCTCGCCCCGATAGGCCTCGCTCGCGTGCGGACACTCCGTGATGTGGGCGGGGAGGTCCGCCAGGTGGGCGTACAGCGCCACCTCCTTCTCGGGCACGTCCCGCAGGGGCTTGGCCCGGGGGACGAAGTGTGCCGTCTCGGCCCGCCGGTCGAACGGCCCGAGGCTCGCGTCGAAATGTTTGGCCATCTGTTTCAGATCCCCCTCGAAGAAGTTCATCAGCGCCGTCTGGGCCTCGTCGTCGAGATTGTGGCCCGTCAGCAGTTTGTCGGCATCGAGTTCGTCGGCGTACGACTCCAGGAGGTCGCGGCGGAACACGCCGCAGTACGCGCAGGCGGCCATGTCCTCGGGGTCCTTCTCGACCACGTCGTCCATGCGGACGCCGAGTTCGTCGGCGTACGACACCACCTCGTGACGGAGGTCGAGCTCCGCCGTCAGCGCCCGGGAGGCGTCGAGGCTCTCGTCGCGATACCCCTCGATCCCCTCGTGGATCGAGAGGGCGACGAGTTCGACGCGAGGGTCGCGGCCGAACGTCTCGGCCAGGAGGTGCGTCAGGACGACGCTGTCCTTGCCGCCGGAGAGGCCGATCACCCACGTCTCCGGATCCTCGGGCGAGGCGTCCGCCGGGAGGAGGCCGTCCTCACGGACCCGACGGCGCACCCGCTTCTCGACCGAGGCGCGAAAGTGGTCGTCACAGAGGTGGGCCCCCGAGTAGGCCGCGTGCATCACCGCCTCGCGGCCGCACCTGTCACAGTCCATCGCCGCCACGTTGCCGGCCGGCCCGTATCACGGTTTCGTCTCCGCCAGAACGGTTTTGGCCGGGCGGCCGCAAACGGGGACGATGGACCGAGACGCGGCGCTCGATCGGGTGGCCGAAATCGTCGACTGCGTGGACCAGGCTGCGGCCGACGGACCGACCGACGGCGACGATCCCGCGCTCCTCCCGGTGCCCGTCCGCGAGGTGTGGGTGTACGGCGACGTCGCCCTCGGCCTCGACCCCCTCGACCGCCTCGACGTGTACGTCACCAAGGACCTCCTCATGCGCGGCGACGCCGACCGCGCGGCCGACTTCGAGGAACGGTTCGGCGTCGCCGGCGTCGGCAAGACCGTCGACGCCGATTGGGCCGCGGCGTATCCGGAGCACCTCCGGGCGAACGACGGCGGGCACGCGGCACCCGAGCGCTGTCTCGCCGCCCACCTCGTCGACGACGACGAACCCATCCACCTGGAGGTGTGCAACGCCTCCTTCACCGACAACGTCACCCAGCGGCTGAAGGGGGCGATGGCCCGGGAGGCCTACGGCGAGATCCTCGATCCGCGGGGGGTCTGTCTGTGGGCCGACGGCCGCCGCGACGACGACGCGATGGCGAAACTCCGCGGCGGGGAACTCGCCTTCCCGACGCTCCCGGGGGCCCTGGAGATGCTCGGGCTGGACGAGTCCACCGCCACCGAGGCCGCCGACGCGATGCGCGCCCGCCGCGCCGAGCGGACGGGACGGACCGTCCGCGGCGACGTGGTGTGAGCGAACGGGTGACGCCGGCGGCTCCACGCGGGACGGCGGCGTCACGCGACCGCGACCCGCCCCGCGGCGACGGTCAGGGCACGGGGGTGCTGGCCACCCCCTCCTATTTGAACTCTCGCGCCGCCGGCGCCCGTCCGACGGTCACGTCGAAGGGTACCACCTCGGCTCGACGGTAGGTACCCGCCTGCATCGCCTCGACTACCTCCCGTCCCATCGTCCGCCACGCCGACCGGAGGTCGTCGTACTCGTCGCCGACCGCCCGCTGGAGTTCCGTCTCGTGGTCGGCCAGCCCCGCCCCCGTCGCCTTCCGCGTCGCGTCCCGCAGGTCGCCCTCGTCGTACGGCGGTTCGATCACCTTCCGGTGGTAATGTCTCCGGGTGGTCACGTCGACGAGGCCCGCGGCCTCGAAGGCGTCGACCGCCCGCTCGCCGAGCGCGACGTCCGTGCCGACCCCCGCGAGGTACGCCTCCCGGACCCGGCGTTCGAGTTCGACCTCGCGGTCCACCGTCGACTCGACCGCCACGTCGGCGTTGTCGGGTTCGACGGCGGCCACGTGGTCGGTCGCGACGCGGCGGAACTCCCGGAGCGTCGCGGCCGGATCGGGTAGGTTCACGAGCAGCGCCTGACACGTCACGAGGTCGAACGCCCCGTCGGCGACCGGCAGGCGTTCGGCGTCGCCGGCGACGACCGGGCACTCGGTCTCCGCGCGGGCGACGGCCAGGAGTTCGGGGTCGGCGTCGAGGCCAACCACCTCGCCGCCGGACTCCTCGGCGAGCACCCGCGTGAGTTCGCCCGTCCCGCAGCCGACATCGAGGATCCGTTCCCGGTCGGACAGGGCGAGTGCGTCCAGCGCCTCCCGCGAGGACCACAGCCCCGCCCGCGTCCGCCGGAGGTAGTCGGCCGAGAATCTGCGCACGCCGGCCCTACCTCCTCGGTCCCCAAAAGTCAGTCGTCATCGCGGGCGGCGAGCGCCCCGCCGAGGAGGGCGGCGAGCGCCGCCGGCACGCCGAACCCCGGCGCGGTGCCCGCCGTCGGCGTGGCCGTCGCCGTCGGCGTTTCGGTCGGGGTGGGTGTGGCCGTCGCCGTTCCGGTGGTCGTCGTGGTCGCCTCGCTACCCGGGACCAGCGTCGCCACCACCCCAGCGTGGTCGGACGGCCAGAGCCGGTCGCCGTCGGCGGAGACGCGGGCGGTCGGATCGGCGCCCACGCGGCGCACGTCGCTCGCCCGCAGTCCGCCCCGGACGAGCACGTGATCGATCCGCGAGTCGAGCGACGGCTCGGCGTTCCGGAGGTCGGCCGCGTGACAGCAGGTCGCGCCCGCGTCGCCGACGTCGTCGAACGATTCCACGAGGCGGTCGTACGCCGTCGTCGACGCCCCGGGGCCGCTGTTGATGTCGCCGACGAGGACCGCGGGATCCGATCGGTCGGCGAGGGTGTCGAGCGTCTCCGTCGCCTGTGCCGCCCGCGTCTCGGCCGACGCCGATTCGAGGTGCGTGGTACAGACCGTCAGCCGGTGGCCGTCGACCGTCGCGTCGGCGACGGCGTAGCCGCGTTCGATCGTCACCTCCCGGTCCGAGCGCGACAGCGAGAGCGCGGCGTCGAAGGTGTCCGCCGTCGCGCCGTTCGTCTCGACCGACTCCCGCGCGAGCAACAGGTCGCGGTCGGTCAGCCGCACCGTCCGCTCTTCGCCGTCCACCGTCGCCGGCACCGTGAGGTCGGCCCCGGCCGTCGCCGCGACGACCCGGTAGGGTTGCCCGCGGGCCGCGAGCCGCGAGAGGAGCGTCTCCCGGAAGTCGTAGCGTACGTCGGTCGCGTCGCCGCCCGGCGGTCCCGTCCGGACCAGCGCCGCCTCCTGTATCCCGACCAGCGCCGGTTCGGCCCGGGCGAGTTCCGCGGCGACCGCGTCCAGTCGCGCCGCGACCTGGCTGCGGTCGACCGCCGCGAGGAGTTCGCCCGCCGTCTCGCGGACCGCGTCCGGCCCTTCCGCGGCGGCCCCGAGGAGTCGAAAGAGGTCGGCGCCCAGATAGCAGTTGCGCGTGGCGACGGTCACGCCGTCCGTGGTGGCGGCCCGCCCCGTTCCGGCGCCCGTTCCGAGTCCGACCGCGACGCCGGCGGCGCCGACGCCGGCCCGGAGCGCCGTCCGTCGAGAAACGTCGTCCATTCGTCGCGTCGTAGGGACGGTCCGCCCAAAAGCGGTCCGGCCTACGCCCCGTTCCGGAGGTCGCGCACCCGCTCGATGTTCCACGCGAAGCCTTTGCCGTCCTCGGTGGGCGTCTCCAGCACGAACGGCAGGTCGGTCAGATCGGGGTGGGTGACGATCCGGCGCATGCCGTCGACGCCGATCAGCCCCTCGCCGACGTGGGCGTGTTCGTCCTTGTTCGTCCCGCAGGCGTGTTTGGAGTCGTTGAGGTGGAGACAGTGGAGGTGTTCGAGGCCGACCACGTCGTCGAACTCGTCGACGACGTCGTCGACGCCCGCGGGCGTCGAGAGGTCGTACCCCGCGGCGAAGGCGTGAGCCGTGTCCAGACAGACCCCTAGGTCGTGGCGGCTCTCCGCCAGCACCGTCGCGAGGTGTTCGAACTCGCCGCCGAGTTTCGTCCCGCTGCCCGCGTCGCTCTCCACGAGGACGGTCACGTCCCCGGGCACGTCGAGTTCGTCGAGGGCGCTCACGGCGTTGTCGAGGCCGCCGTCGACGCCCGCACCCGTGTGAGCGCCCAGGTGGACGTTCACGTACTCGATGCCCAGTTTCGACGCGGCGTCGACCTCGGCCTGCATACTGTCGATGGACTTCTCGCGCAGGTCCGCTTTGGGGGTACAGAGGTTGACGAGGTACGAGGAGTGGATCACCCAGGGGCCGTCGAGGTGCTGGGCGGTCCCCTCGCGGAAGGCCGCCGCCTCGTCGTCGCCGACGTTCGGGTCCTGCCAGACCTGCGGCGAGTGGGTGAAGATCTGTCCGCAGTTGCCGTCGACTTCGCGCTGGTTGTCGACCGCGTTGTCGACACCGCCAGCGATGGATACGTGTGCTCCGACTCGCATACCGGAGCGAGGACACCGGCGCGCAAAGGCGCTTCGAATCGGTAGGCGAACGGTTTTGTCACCCCCGCCCGAACGCGGCCCTATGGCACGGGAAGAGCCGGTCGCAGTGGGGGAGACGGCCCCGGACGTCGGCGCGATGCTCGTCCGTCCGGACGGGACCGTCGAGGAGACGACGCTGGGGGCGCTCACCGACGACCGTCCGGTGTTGCTCAGCTTCTACACCGTCGACTTCAGCCCCGACTGCATCGACGAGTGGTGTTCGTTCCGCGATTTCGACTGGTTCTCCAGCGGCGAACACGTCCAGGTGGTCGGCGCCAGCAAGTCGAGCGCCGGCCTCCACCGGCGCTTCATCGACTACCTCGGGCTGAACTTCCCGCTCTTTGCCGACACCGACCTCGAACTGTCCGACGCCTTCGGGGTCACCTACCGCGCCCTCGGGATCACCCGTCGGTCGCGACGCTCCTGTTTCCTCCTCGATTCCGACCGGCGGGTGCGGTATCGGTGGCTGAGCGATCACTGGCTCGATCCGACCCGCGACAAACCGCCCGTCGACGCGATCCACGACGCCGTCACCGAGGAACTCGACGTCTCCGGCCCCGAGACGTTCGTGTTCTGCGGGTCCCTACCGCTGACCCGGCCGCCGCCTCGTCCACGTCTCGGCGCCGTACTTCTCCGCCGCCAGTTCGCGGCCCCGCGACAGTTCCGCGTCCGTCCATGCGCCCGTCTCGGCGTCCGCCCACTCCCGGAGCGACGACTCGACGGCCGCCACCGCCGTCGCCCGGTCGACGTCGGCGTGGTCCGCGATGCCGGTCACGCGCTCGCGGAACGTCTCGGCGTCGGCGCCCGGGTCCGCGAAGACCGAGAGGTGTCGCTCCGGGGACACCGCGTAGGTGAGCGATCCGTGCTGGACGACGGCATCGGCCCGGCGGTGCTGGGCGTTGCCGCTCACCTTCCGGGGGCCGTCCGCCCCCGGCACGACCACGTCGTGAGCGGGGTGGAGTTCCCGCAGGTAGCAGGCGGGCTCGTGGACCGCCGGCCGTCCGGTCTCCGCGAACCGCGCGGGGACGCCGAGGCGGTCGAAGGCGTCGAGGATCGGCGTACAGAGGCGACGGTAGGATTCGACCAGGTCCCCGGGGAGTTCCCCGTCGGGCGCGACGATGGTGTAGGAGATGTCGCCGTGGGCGTCGTGGTAGATGCCGCCGCCGCCCGTGGGACGGCGGGTGACGCCGATCCCCTCGCGCTCGCAGTGGGCCCAGTCGACGGTGTCGGGGTCCTGGTGGTAGCCGAGCGAGAGCGTCCCCGGCTCCCACCGGTAGACCCGGAGGGTCCGGGGACCGCCCGCTGCGGCCGTCTCGGCTGCCACCTCGTCGAGTGCCATGTTCATCGGGCCCGACCACGCCTCCTCGCGGATCAGGCGCCACTCGCGGTCGGCGAGGGCGTCGCTCGCGTCCATACCCCGCCGTTCGTGGCGGGGCCCAAAGGTTCCGTGGTCGGTGTCGTCGTCGAACCGGATCAGGCCGACGCCGCGTCCGCCGTCTCCGGGCGGTACTCGCCGAGGAGCGACTCGACCGCCCGCCAGTCGACCGGCGGAGCGTGGTCGTCGAGCGCGGCCTCGAAGTCGGTCATCCGGTCGCCGTAGCGGTCCCGCCACCCGGCCGATCCCTCGTCGGAGCGGTCGTCGATCGACCGCCATCGGTCCTCGAGGTTCGTGAGACGACCGTCGAGGGCGGCGAGGCCCTCGGCGTCGACGGCGCCGTGGGCGTCGTCCGGACCGGGGTCGGGCCAGTCCCGGAGGTCGTCGACTTCCGCACGGAGGTCGTCGAGCAGGAGTCGGGACACCCGGTGTCTGAGGGCGGCGTCGAACCGGACGGTCGCGGGTTCGACGTCCGCACCCACGTCCCCGGCCGTGAGCGCGTCGAGGGTCCTCGCCACGGCGTCGACGACGTCCGCCACCGCGTCGACGTCGTCGTCGAGGGCGTCCAGCCGACGGTCGGGGTTCCGGACCCACGCCTCGAACTCCTCGGCGTCGACGCCGAGTTCGTCGGCGGTGTGCTGGGCGGAATTGGCCGCTGCGTGGAGCCGACGGGTCTCGACGGCCGTCTCGTAGATGGCGCCGGATTCGTTCGCGAGGTCGACGACCGACTGCAGTCGGTCGCCGAGGTCGTCGACGCGAGACGTGACCGCCGCGTGCCGCCGCTCGAAGTCGTCGAGACGCTCGGCCACGCTGTCGAGGTGATCGACCGCGGCGGCGGCCTCGCGGGCGTCGTCGATCAGCATTCCGGCGTTCTCCACGCG is from Haloplanus salinarum and encodes:
- a CDS encoding double zinc ribbon domain-containing protein, with the protein product MSKITFRADDDLVERLEEFDASKSEVMRDALRTYLDEAERGHGAGGDDDAASDPTMALLETLLADGAFAPRDPPSINVNVTVDGVSADPSDVSVERESETTARKTQRERAADDPDPSAPSTGSRKTCSQCGEDMSAGHVYCPNCGEKGAHRVFCDCGDEIRSDWAFCPSCGRRTPAADVLDRA
- a CDS encoding ribbon-helix-helix domain-containing protein; its protein translation is MERVTLRIPKQQIEEVEQMVETGEFPNRSEAIRSAVREMLNEQSESRDDKRNRNRSWAKV
- the ftsZ gene encoding cell division protein FtsZ, whose product is MQSFVQDAIEHEEAEDRGADDDDEFGNPRIVIVGAGGAGNNTVNRLYNIGVDGAETVAINTDKQHLKMIEADTKILVGKSLTQGLGAGGDPSMGERATEMAQGTIKEVLDEADLVFVTAGMGGGTGTGAAPVVSKIAKEQGAIVVGMVSTPFNVERARTVKAEEGLEKLRGEADSIIVLDNNRLLDYVPNLPIGKAFSVMDQIIAETVKGISETITQPSLINLDYADMSTIMNQGGVAVMLVGETQDKNKTQEVVSDAMNHPLLDVDYRGASGGLVHITGGPDLTLKEAEGIANNITERLEASANVIWGARIQEEYKGKVRVMAIMTGVQSAQVLGPSTQRQAEKSRRSLNGEDVSEFDASENVGQEQGSWSDGGRDQVDQRNGVDVIR
- the ncsA gene encoding tRNA 2-thiolation protein NcsA; its protein translation is MDCDRCGREAVMHAAYSGAHLCDDHFRASVEKRVRRRVREDGLLPADASPEDPETWVIGLSGGKDSVVLTHLLAETFGRDPRVELVALSIHEGIEGYRDESLDASRALTAELDLRHEVVSYADELGVRMDDVVEKDPEDMAACAYCGVFRRDLLESYADELDADKLLTGHNLDDEAQTALMNFFEGDLKQMAKHFDASLGPFDRRAETAHFVPRAKPLRDVPEKEVALYAHLADLPAHITECPHASEAYRGEIQELLLGMEEDHPGTRHSIMAGYEELAELAAERYRDDDGADLGECDRCGSSTGGRICRKCRLVESIEAV
- a CDS encoding DUF7095 family protein, producing the protein MDRDAALDRVAEIVDCVDQAAADGPTDGDDPALLPVPVREVWVYGDVALGLDPLDRLDVYVTKDLLMRGDADRAADFEERFGVAGVGKTVDADWAAAYPEHLRANDGGHAAPERCLAAHLVDDDEPIHLEVCNASFTDNVTQRLKGAMAREAYGEILDPRGVCLWADGRRDDDAMAKLRGGELAFPTLPGALEMLGLDESTATEAADAMRARRAERTGRTVRGDVV
- a CDS encoding class I SAM-dependent methyltransferase translates to MRRFSADYLRRTRAGLWSSREALDALALSDRERILDVGCGTGELTRVLAEESGGEVVGLDADPELLAVARAETECPVVAGDAERLPVADGAFDLVTCQALLVNLPDPAATLREFRRVATDHVAAVEPDNADVAVESTVDREVELERRVREAYLAGVGTDVALGERAVDAFEAAGLVDVTTRRHYHRKVIEPPYDEGDLRDATRKATGAGLADHETELQRAVGDEYDDLRSAWRTMGREVVEAMQAGTYRRAEVVPFDVTVGRAPAAREFK
- a CDS encoding endonuclease/exonuclease/phosphatase family protein; this encodes MDDVSRRTALRAGVGAAGVAVGLGTGAGTGRAATTDGVTVATRNCYLGADLFRLLGAAAEGPDAVRETAGELLAAVDRSQVAARLDAVAAELARAEPALVGIQEAALVRTGPPGGDATDVRYDFRETLLSRLAARGQPYRVVAATAGADLTVPATVDGEERTVRLTDRDLLLARESVETNGATADTFDAALSLSRSDREVTIERGYAVADATVDGHRLTVCTTHLESASAETRAAQATETLDTLADRSDPAVLVGDINSGPGASTTAYDRLVESFDDVGDAGATCCHAADLRNAEPSLDSRIDHVLVRGGLRASDVRRVGADPTARVSADGDRLWPSDHAGVVATLVPGSEATTTTTGTATATPTPTETPTATATPTAGTAPGFGVPAALAALLGGALAARDDD
- a CDS encoding deoxyribonuclease IV, coding for MRVGAHVSIAGGVDNAVDNQREVDGNCGQIFTHSPQVWQDPNVGDDEAAAFREGTAQHLDGPWVIHSSYLVNLCTPKADLREKSIDSMQAEVDAASKLGIEYVNVHLGAHTGAGVDGGLDNAVSALDELDVPGDVTVLVESDAGSGTKLGGEFEHLATVLAESRHDLGVCLDTAHAFAAGYDLSTPAGVDDVVDEFDDVVGLEHLHCLHLNDSKHACGTNKDEHAHVGEGLIGVDGMRRIVTHPDLTDLPFVLETPTEDGKGFAWNIERVRDLRNGA
- a CDS encoding lipoate--protein ligase family protein, coding for MDASDALADREWRLIREEAWSGPMNMALDEVAAETAAAGGPRTLRVYRWEPGTLSLGYHQDPDTVDWAHCEREGIGVTRRPTGGGGIYHDAHGDISYTIVAPDGELPGDLVESYRRLCTPILDAFDRLGVPARFAETGRPAVHEPACYLRELHPAHDVVVPGADGPRKVSGNAQHRRADAVVQHGSLTYAVSPERHLSVFADPGADAETFRERVTGIADHADVDRATAVAAVESSLREWADAETGAWTDAELSRGRELAAEKYGAETWTRRRPGQR
- a CDS encoding LXG domain-containing protein, with amino-acid sequence MTDHDDSLDGLSLDAAVDDVVARTGDDPDAVRTALKRVTEEGTVRREAVDDALAHVSKVVSTPETRVENAGMLIDDAREAAAAVDHLDSVAERLDDFERRHAAVTSRVDDLGDRLQSVVDLANESGAIYETAVETRRLHAAANSAQHTADELGVDAEEFEAWVRNPDRRLDALDDDVDAVADVVDAVARTLDALTAGDVGADVEPATVRFDAALRHRVSRLLLDDLRAEVDDLRDWPDPGPDDAHGAVDAEGLAALDGRLTNLEDRWRSIDDRSDEGSAGWRDRYGDRMTDFEAALDDHAPPVDWRAVESLLGEYRPETADAASA